One part of the Nymphaea colorata isolate Beijing-Zhang1983 chromosome 8, ASM883128v2, whole genome shotgun sequence genome encodes these proteins:
- the LOC116259042 gene encoding sulfate transporter 1.3-like produces MDHSQHDERHAEDSVTIKSATSGSMENDQMLLHTVGIPPRKHPLTELKRTIMEMFFADEPLRDFRDHPRSKKVILGMQAVFPILDWGRQYNYKKFVGDLVAGLTIASLAIPQDIGYANLAHLSGQYGLYSSFVPPLIYSVLGSSRDIAIGPVAVVSLLMGSLLQAEIDHKSNPVEYRRLAFTATFFAGVIQAALGFFRLGFLVDFLSHAAVVGFMAGAAVTIALQQLKGLLGINHFTTKTDVVSVMRSVWGSAHHGWNWQTILIGVVFLSFLLTTKHIGKRNKRLFWVAAISPMISVILSTFFVYITRADQRGVKIVGNIEKGINKSSVNQIYFSGRYVAKAFKIGIIAAFVALTEAIAIGRTFAAMKDYSIDGNKEMVALGVMNIAGSLTSCYVATGSFSRSSVNYMAGCQTALSNMVMSFVVLLTLELITPLFHYTPNAILAAIITSAVVGLIDFEAAWTIWKIDKMDFVACLGAFLGVLFMSAEIGLLIAVSISFGRILLHATRPSTALLGHIPGTSMYRRIEQYPDAVRVPGVLVTTIDSAIYFSNSNYVRERILRWLSDEERVNEMEQRRIQFLVIEMSPVIDIDTSGIHAMEELYKSLQKREVQLVLANPGHNVIHKIHESKFNNMIGDDNIFLSVAEAVRTCSSKAKWEV; encoded by the exons ATGGATCACTCTCAACATGATGAGCGTCACGCGGAAGACTCTGTAACCATAAAGAGTGCAACCTCTGGATCCATGGAGAATGATCAAATGCTGCTTCACACTGTCGGTATTCCTCCCAGGAAACATCCACTGACGGAACTCAAGAGGACAATTATGGAGATGTTCTTCGCAGATGAACCATTGCGCGATTTTAGAGACCATCCAAGATCCAAGAAGGTCATTCTTGGGATGCAGGCTGTGTTTCCAATACTAGATTGGGGAAGACAGTACAATTACAAGAAATTCGTTGGGGATCTTGTTGCCGGACTTACTATCGCTAGTCTGGCTATTCCACAG GACATAGGATACGCAAATTTGGCACACTTGAGTGGCCAATACGGACTCT ACTCCAGCTTTGTGCCACCATTAATTTACTCCGTGTTGGGAAGCTCCAGAGATATTGCTATCGGGCCGGTGGCAGTGGTATCCCTCTTAATGGGGTCTCTGCTCCAGGCAGAGATTGATCATAAAAGTAACCCAGTTGAGTACCGTCGCCTTGCATTTACTGCCACTTTCTTTGCCGGTGTAATTCAAGCGGCACTTGGGTTCTTCAG GCTAGGTTTCCTTGTTGACTTCCTGTCTCATGCTGCTGTTGTGGGGTTCATGGCTGGTGCCGCGGTTACAATTGCTCTGCAGCAGCTGAAAGGTTTACTTGGCATTAATCATTTCACCACCAAAACAGATGTTGTTTCTGTTATGCGATCAGTGTGGGGGTCAGCACACCATGGG TGGAACTGGCAAACCATCCTCATTGGTGTAGTCTTCCTGTCCTTCCTTTTAACAACTAAACATATT GGGAAGAGGAACAAGCGCCTTTTCTGGGTAGCTGCAATATCACCCATGATCTCAGTGATTTTGTCCACCTTCTTTGTTTATATAACCAGAGCAGACCAGCGGGGCGTGAAAATT GTGGGCAACATAGAGAAGGGAATAAACAAATCCTCAGTCAATCAGATTTATTTTAGTGGAAGATACGTGGCTAAAGCGTTCAAGATTGGAATAATAGCAGCTTTTGTAGCCCTTACG GAAGCAATAGCGATAGGAAGAACGTTTGCTGCAATGAAGGACTACAGTATAGATGGCAATAAGGAAATGGTGGCACTGGGGGTAATGAATATTGCAGGTTCACTAACTTCCTGCTACGTTGCAACAG GTTCCTTTTCCCGCTCTTCAGTGAACTACATGGCTGGCTGTCAGACAGCTCTGTCAAACATGGTGATGTCGTTTGTAGTATTGCTGACATTAGAACTGATCACACCACTCTTCCATTACACCCCAAATGCAATTCTAGCGGCCATTATTACTTCTGCAGTGGTTGGACTAATTGACTTCGAGGCAGCATGGACTATCTGGAAAATTGACAAGATGGATTTCGTTGCATGCTTGGGGGCCTTCCTCGGTGTGCTGTTTATGTCTGCTGAAATTGGCCTCCTGATTGCA GTCTCTATCTCATTTGGAAGAATTCTTCTTCATGCTACACGCCCATCCACAGCTTTACTTGGGCACATCCCAGGAACATCAATGTATAGGAGGATAGAGCAATATCCGGATGCAGTCAGAGTTCCTGGCGTCCTAGTCACCACAATCGATTCAGCAATCTACTTCTCTAACTCAAACTATGTCAGAGAAAG GATATTGAGATGGTTATCAGATGAAGAGAGAGTAAATGAGATGGAGCAAAGGAGGATCCAGTTCTTGGTCATAGAGATGTCAC CTGTTATTGACATTGATACCAGTGGCATACATGCGATGGAGGAACTATACAAAAGCCTCCAAAAGCGAGAAGTTCAG cTCGTACTTGCCAACCCGGGGCACAACGTGATTCACAAGATACACGAATCCAAGTTCAATAACATGATCGGCGACGACAATATCTTTCTCAGTGTTGCGGAGGCTGTGCGAACCTGTTCATCAAAGGCCAAATGGGAGGTTTAG